Proteins encoded in a region of the Raphanus sativus cultivar WK10039 chromosome 8, ASM80110v3, whole genome shotgun sequence genome:
- the LOC108838608 gene encoding uncharacterized protein LOC108838608 produces MDGLKVLASGFQIDEKVKIEKLVPSMEGVLVSRTSSDVNFVIVKNVLAAKYKYIGDFLRTEAFEREERFTMQYAALVKHLSFSQKLFWISLLPLMTNVGPVCSEEASCCTELVTSVLE; encoded by the exons ATGGATGGTCTTAAGGTTCTTGCTTCTGGGTTTCAGATCGATGAAAAG GTCAAGATAGAGAAGCTAGTTCCTTCCATGGAGGGAGTTTTGGTTTCCAGAACTTCTTCAGATGTCAACTTCGTCATTGTCAAGAACGTCCTGGCTGCTAAGTACAAG TACATAGGTGATTTCCTTAGAACGGAGGCTTTCGAGCGGGAGGAAAGATTTACTATGCAGTATGCAGCTCTAGTGAAACATCTCTCCTTTTCCCAGAAATTGTTTTGGATCAGTCTTTTGCCTCTGATGACTAATG TGGGCCCTGTATGTTCGGAAGAAGCCAGTTGTTGCACTGAGTTGGTTACATCAGTGTTGGAATGA